A window of Thermodesulfovibrio thiophilus DSM 17215 contains these coding sequences:
- the flhB gene encoding flagellar biosynthesis protein FlhB encodes MPEELQERTEQATPRRKEKARQKGEVPRSRELTSIIGTWMIFLYFVFSGTFLLGIMQHLKNSFIRIKNPDFIGGAILTIMQEEIKWFFVQFTPIAGVIIFSVLLVHFIQTGFLFTGAPLVPDISKISPLKGLKRLFSMNALFEAIKGTLKLIALGMVIYFVLKKDVNLLPLLVDMDVKTIAGLSFQKIYQLVLACLIMLTMFAGIDFAYQRWQYERNLRMTKQEIKEEFKETEGSPLVRARIRSLQREMARRRMMQEVPKADVVITNPLHFAVCIKYDSTNMHAPEIVAKGANILAERIKEIARQAGIPIYENKPLARALYKIPVGHEIPAALYKAVAAILAAVYKIKGRQVV; translated from the coding sequence ATGCCAGAAGAACTTCAAGAACGGACAGAACAGGCTACTCCTCGAAGAAAGGAAAAGGCAAGACAAAAAGGTGAGGTGCCAAGGAGTAGAGAATTAACTAGTATAATTGGAACATGGATGATTTTTCTTTATTTTGTATTTTCAGGAACATTTCTTTTAGGAATAATGCAGCATCTGAAAAACTCATTTATAAGGATAAAAAATCCTGATTTTATAGGTGGAGCTATACTGACGATAATGCAGGAAGAGATCAAATGGTTTTTTGTCCAGTTTACTCCCATTGCAGGAGTTATTATTTTCAGTGTTCTGCTTGTTCATTTTATTCAGACAGGATTTCTTTTCACAGGTGCACCACTTGTTCCGGATATTTCTAAAATAAGTCCTTTAAAAGGGCTTAAAAGACTTTTTTCAATGAATGCTCTTTTTGAAGCTATAAAAGGGACCTTAAAACTTATTGCTCTGGGCATGGTAATATATTTTGTTCTAAAAAAAGATGTCAATCTTCTGCCGCTTCTTGTTGACATGGATGTTAAGACTATAGCCGGTCTCAGTTTCCAGAAAATTTATCAGCTTGTACTTGCATGCCTTATCATGCTTACAATGTTTGCAGGTATAGATTTTGCTTATCAGAGATGGCAGTATGAAAGGAACTTGAGAATGACAAAACAAGAGATTAAAGAAGAATTTAAAGAAACCGAAGGCTCTCCATTAGTGAGAGCAAGAATAAGAAGTCTTCAGAGAGAAATGGCACGCAGAAGAATGATGCAGGAAGTGCCCAAAGCAGATGTTGTTATCACGAACCCGCTGCATTTTGCTGTTTGCATAAAGTATGACTCTACAAACATGCATGCCCCTGAGATTGTAGCAAAAGGAGCAAATATTCTTGCTGAGAGAATAAAAGAGATTGCACGTCAGGCAGGAATTCCGATTTATGAAAACAAACCGCTTGCACGAGCTTTATATAAAATTCCAGTTGGACATGAAATTCCAGCTGCACTCTATAAAGCAGTTGCTGCGATTTTAGCAGCTGTTTATAAAATCAAGGGAAGACAGGTGGTATGA
- the fliM gene encoding flagellar motor switch protein FliM: protein MPDNNEILSQEEIDALLKGISGGEVETETAEAPSGIRSYDFTSQEKIVRGRMPSLDIINERLARAFRIALASDIRKIVEVVNVNVNITKFYDFLRSVPFPSSLNIIKLEPLRGFSLVVFDASMIFSLIEFYFGGSGKGYYKPEGREFTPIEQRIIHKVVMMFLESMEEAWKPVFPIKPHYIRSEMNPQFVTIVTPVDVVIETNFTLEIETRECRIMVCIPYSSVEPIKEKLYSAFLADTDEIDMKWIGRLKTQLKEAPVRIEAVLGKVTIDFQTLLNIQTGDIITLQKRVDEDIDVLVEGVKKFKGKFGTFKGNYAVKISGEA, encoded by the coding sequence ATGCCAGACAATAACGAAATTCTATCACAGGAAGAAATAGATGCCCTGTTAAAAGGCATCTCAGGAGGAGAAGTAGAAACTGAAACAGCAGAAGCTCCTTCAGGAATAAGATCATATGATTTCACATCTCAGGAAAAAATTGTTCGAGGCAGAATGCCATCTCTGGATATCATTAATGAGCGTCTTGCAAGAGCATTTCGCATAGCCCTTGCCTCTGACATAAGGAAAATAGTTGAAGTTGTAAATGTTAATGTTAATATAACAAAGTTTTATGATTTTCTACGTTCAGTTCCGTTCCCTTCAAGTTTAAATATTATAAAACTCGAACCTCTCAGAGGATTCAGTCTGGTTGTGTTTGATGCATCAATGATTTTCAGCCTGATAGAGTTTTATTTCGGAGGTTCTGGTAAAGGTTATTACAAACCTGAAGGAAGAGAGTTTACTCCAATAGAACAGAGAATTATTCACAAAGTTGTCATGATGTTTCTTGAGAGCATGGAAGAGGCATGGAAGCCTGTGTTTCCAATAAAACCACATTATATTCGTAGTGAGATGAACCCTCAGTTTGTTACAATCGTTACTCCTGTGGATGTGGTTATAGAGACGAATTTTACCCTTGAAATTGAAACACGAGAATGTAGAATTATGGTATGCATCCCTTACTCTTCTGTTGAACCAATCAAAGAGAAGCTTTACAGTGCATTTTTGGCTGATACAGATGAAATAGATATGAAATGGATAGGACGCCTTAAAACACAGTTAAAAGAAGCTCCAGTGCGAATAGAAGCAGTACTTGGCAAAGTCACTATAGATTTTCAAACTCTGTTAAACATTCAAACAGGAGACATTATTACTCTTCAAAAAAGAGTAGATGAAGATATCGATGTCCTTGTTGAAGGTGTTAAAAAATTTAAGGGAAAGTTTGGCACTTTTAAAGGAAACTACGCAGTAAAAATATCAGGGGAGGCATAA
- the fliQ gene encoding flagellar biosynthesis protein FliQ yields MTVELLNYISKQTFETILLVGGPVLLVSLLVGLIIGLFQAITQLQEMTISFVPKVIAVFLTLLLTLPWIVNVMMRFTRGIFENLPMYVK; encoded by the coding sequence ATGACAGTAGAGTTGTTAAACTATATATCAAAACAAACATTTGAGACAATTCTTCTGGTGGGTGGCCCTGTTTTGCTTGTAAGCCTCCTGGTGGGACTAATTATAGGTTTATTTCAGGCAATAACCCAACTTCAAGAGATGACAATAAGTTTCGTTCCGAAAGTAATTGCCGTGTTTCTCACATTGCTTCTCACACTGCCATGGATTGTCAATGTCATGATGCGATTTACAAGAGGAATTTTTGAAAATCTTCCAATGTATGTAAAATAA
- the fliN gene encoding flagellar motor switch protein FliN, whose product MEENKPQEQHPEEISEEELDMAKAVEMEKAMKTQKEVQTPDIQEFTPSADKPKIRDIEFILDIPLELTVIIGQTKILVQELLQLTQGSVVALDKLAGEPMEVYVNGKLIGRGEVVVVNEKFGIRITDIISPQERVKQLS is encoded by the coding sequence ATGGAAGAAAATAAACCTCAGGAACAACATCCAGAAGAAATATCTGAAGAAGAACTTGATATGGCAAAAGCTGTTGAAATGGAAAAAGCTATGAAAACTCAAAAAGAGGTTCAAACTCCAGATATTCAGGAGTTTACGCCCTCTGCTGACAAACCCAAAATAAGAGATATAGAATTCATTCTTGATATTCCTCTTGAACTAACAGTTATCATTGGACAAACAAAAATTCTTGTTCAGGAACTTCTTCAGTTAACGCAAGGTTCTGTTGTTGCTCTTGATAAGCTTGCAGGTGAACCAATGGAGGTTTATGTTAACGGCAAGCTTATTGGAAGAGGAGAGGTTGTTGTGGTAAATGAAAAATTCGGGATAAGAATTACTGATATTATAAGCCCGCAGGAAAGAGTAAAACAGCTTTCATAG
- a CDS encoding MinD/ParA family protein: MKINIPRIITVSSGKGGVGKTNFVTNIALIFRSMQKRVLLMDADIGLSNIDIMFGIAPKYNIKHLISGEKSMADIIVKTSEGIDIIPASSGMRDLTQLGIEQKMKIIQALEDLNSDYDIFLIDTGAGISDNVTFFCSAAHDNIIIVTPEPTSIADAYALIKILYREHQEKNFRIVVNNTKNNKEARETFKKLSMVTERFLGITLDWLGALPYDEKIKYAIIEQKPYINLYPTSEFSRKLTEIAKQFLQKEVDLLKGGMQFFLKKALTT, encoded by the coding sequence ATGAAAATTAATATACCGAGAATCATAACTGTATCAAGTGGAAAGGGAGGAGTTGGCAAAACTAATTTTGTAACAAACATTGCACTCATTTTCAGAAGCATGCAAAAGAGAGTGCTGCTCATGGATGCAGATATAGGCCTAAGCAATATTGATATAATGTTCGGAATCGCACCAAAATACAATATAAAGCATTTAATATCAGGTGAAAAATCAATGGCTGACATTATTGTTAAAACATCGGAAGGCATCGATATCATACCAGCCAGTTCAGGCATGAGAGACCTCACTCAACTCGGGATTGAGCAAAAAATGAAGATTATTCAGGCACTTGAAGACCTCAATTCTGATTATGATATTTTTCTTATTGACACCGGTGCAGGCATTTCTGACAATGTAACTTTTTTCTGTTCTGCTGCTCATGACAATATCATCATAGTTACTCCTGAGCCAACATCCATTGCAGACGCCTATGCATTAATTAAGATTCTCTATAGAGAACACCAAGAAAAAAACTTTCGTATAGTTGTTAATAACACTAAAAATAATAAAGAGGCTAGAGAAACCTTTAAAAAACTTTCTATGGTAACAGAGAGATTTCTTGGCATAACTCTTGACTGGCTTGGAGCACTGCCATATGATGAAAAAATAAAATATGCTATTATTGAACAAAAGCCATATATAAATTTATATCCAACATCTGAATTTTCAAGAAAACTGACAGAAATTGCAAAGCAATTTTTACAAAAAGAGGTAGATTTATTAAAAGGAGGGATGCAGTTTTTCCTTAAGAAAGCATTAACAACATAA
- a CDS encoding flagellar biosynthetic protein FliR, which yields MNYLDLITTNFYKFIPVFIRVSTILFFLPYIGSRTVPLMFRAFFALSVSIAIMPFLPVKEENLFISIFNAVVFGLAIGLMTRVIIAAVETAAQWMSIQIGFSVANVFNPQFGELMGPISVFYEMFTIALFFSLDLHLTLVEMIIKSFELPAKYSFTGNVIEFSYLLFPLALKLSAPVILVQVLMNIGLGFLSRIMPQANVFFVGFPLLLATGVITMWISIPMFTMVLGKAFINLKDALFSLLR from the coding sequence ATGAACTATCTGGATCTCATTACAACAAACTTTTATAAATTCATCCCTGTTTTTATAAGGGTTTCAACAATTTTATTTTTCCTTCCTTATATTGGAAGTCGAACTGTTCCCTTGATGTTCAGAGCCTTTTTTGCTCTATCTGTATCTATTGCAATAATGCCTTTTTTACCTGTCAAGGAGGAAAATCTTTTTATATCTATTTTTAATGCCGTAGTGTTCGGTCTGGCTATAGGACTGATGACAAGAGTTATAATCGCAGCAGTTGAAACAGCTGCCCAGTGGATGAGTATTCAAATTGGTTTTTCCGTTGCAAATGTGTTCAATCCTCAGTTTGGAGAACTCATGGGGCCAATCAGTGTTTTTTATGAAATGTTTACAATAGCTCTTTTTTTCTCACTTGATTTACATCTAACGCTTGTAGAAATGATTATAAAAAGTTTTGAATTACCAGCAAAATATTCATTTACAGGCAATGTGATAGAGTTTTCTTATTTACTATTTCCTTTAGCATTAAAACTTTCAGCACCTGTGATACTTGTTCAGGTTTTAATGAACATAGGGCTTGGTTTTCTATCAAGAATTATGCCCCAGGCAAATGTATTTTTTGTAGGATTCCCTCTTCTGCTTGCAACTGGAGTCATTACTATGTGGATTAGCATTCCGATGTTTACAATGGTTCTTGGAAAAGCATTTATAAATCTTAAAGACGCATTGTTCAGTTTGCTGAGGTAA
- a CDS encoding sigma-70 family RNA polymerase sigma factor, with protein sequence MFYSEDDKEKLIRQFLPKIKHHALKYYHIVQNTLELNDLISAGIKGLLESLNKYNPSFNVPLASFIDYRIRGAILDEIRSLDVFSKEFRRKIEGVRKAYNSLKHSGREPTDKELAESLNITQEELQEIYQSMTASEIISLDSSIHGKDGDTLTLIDVISDEKNLFEEIKFRELKKNLSAAIKHLSETEKLVITLYYYEDLNMKEIAEVLGVSLSRVSQIHGKVLLKLKNFLETEVG encoded by the coding sequence ATGTTTTATTCTGAAGATGATAAAGAAAAACTTATTAGACAGTTCCTGCCAAAAATAAAGCATCATGCTTTAAAATACTATCATATTGTACAAAATACTCTGGAATTAAATGATTTAATTTCAGCCGGGATTAAGGGATTACTTGAAAGTTTAAATAAATACAATCCCTCCTTTAATGTCCCTCTTGCTTCTTTTATAGATTACAGAATAAGAGGTGCCATACTGGATGAGATTCGTTCTTTGGATGTTTTTTCAAAAGAATTTCGCAGGAAAATAGAAGGTGTCAGAAAAGCTTATAACAGTTTAAAACATTCTGGTAGAGAACCAACAGATAAAGAGCTTGCAGAATCTTTAAATATTACCCAAGAAGAATTACAGGAAATATATCAAAGCATGACAGCATCTGAGATAATAAGCTTAGATTCATCTATACACGGTAAGGATGGAGATACATTAACTCTTATTGATGTCATTTCTGATGAAAAAAATCTTTTTGAAGAAATAAAATTTCGAGAATTGAAAAAGAATTTATCTGCTGCGATAAAGCATCTTTCGGAAACAGAAAAACTTGTTATAACTCTTTATTATTATGAAGATTTAAACATGAAAGAAATTGCCGAAGTTTTGGGAGTTTCTCTATCCAGAGTAAGTCAGATTCATGGTAAAGTTTTATTGAAACTAAAAAATTTTCTTGAAACTGAAGTTGGTTAA
- a CDS encoding HEAT repeat domain-containing protein, with protein sequence MKNIKQTVFRLLNHPDSFRRRKAAEELAQADERAVYPLIKALRDESTAVQEAATQSLIYLGNSDNAFFTNSGELVAYMVIPLLREEETYLRNTALLIIKEIGHRAPELLYKLLKDKDADIRKFALDLIGQIKTGFDPSKVLPLLKDDNGNVRAAAANALGELGYKEAIPALIESLKDEEWIVFYVLQALAMLQAAEAAEQIGKLILNTDSLVIKAEAIETLGKIGTEKIAEPLLRYFPVANKDERIEIVKALIRINIIPLEYNLKEEIISILQSKEWEEKLIALKGIKLTNLIEAASFIVEEAGALDPSCFDYEEKIKALEDTLVYINSEDALISMLANNKLKYRAKAFVIRVLGRLKSKKAIPILIKLLEDIKRDIRIASARALGDIGAKETIQHLVKKSHEDPDANVRKAAIQALGMIRASEAYDSLLDLLEREIYQDNIETIVEALLIIDQEKFLKNLKSYKREVKKALAGITYSMDILNMLIQCDDKEVRKAAIYQLGKLASPEALNKILEFIKSEDKDLKKSAILALGEANFCSEELLQCLEDEDPWIRYYTIKAISKACDPEILLEKISSLLDDPFPPVVIAAIEALEETGNPEKVYDILVPKKDHPAQEVKEKIQEVLQRI encoded by the coding sequence ATGAAAAATATAAAACAAACTGTTTTCAGGCTTCTTAATCATCCTGATTCTTTTAGACGCAGGAAAGCTGCAGAAGAGCTTGCTCAAGCCGATGAACGGGCGGTATATCCGTTGATTAAAGCTTTAAGAGATGAAAGCACAGCTGTTCAAGAAGCTGCAACTCAATCTCTTATATATCTCGGCAATTCGGATAATGCATTCTTTACAAATTCTGGAGAACTTGTTGCATATATGGTTATCCCTCTCTTAAGAGAAGAGGAGACTTATTTAAGAAACACAGCGCTATTGATTATAAAAGAAATCGGACACAGAGCACCGGAACTTTTATATAAACTTTTAAAGGATAAAGATGCTGATATAAGAAAATTTGCTCTTGATTTAATCGGACAAATAAAAACCGGATTTGATCCATCAAAAGTGCTTCCTCTACTTAAAGATGACAATGGAAATGTAAGAGCTGCTGCTGCTAATGCATTGGGAGAACTCGGATATAAAGAAGCAATACCAGCTCTTATAGAGAGTTTAAAAGATGAAGAATGGATTGTTTTTTATGTTTTGCAGGCTCTGGCAATGCTTCAAGCAGCTGAAGCTGCAGAACAAATAGGTAAACTTATTTTGAATACAGACTCCCTTGTAATCAAAGCAGAAGCAATAGAAACACTTGGCAAAATTGGAACAGAAAAAATTGCTGAACCTCTTTTAAGATATTTTCCTGTTGCGAATAAAGATGAAAGAATAGAAATAGTAAAGGCTTTAATAAGAATAAACATCATTCCACTTGAGTACAATTTAAAGGAAGAAATTATATCTATTTTACAAAGTAAGGAATGGGAAGAAAAATTAATAGCATTAAAAGGTATAAAATTAACAAATCTTATAGAAGCAGCTTCTTTTATTGTAGAAGAAGCAGGAGCTCTTGATCCTTCATGTTTTGATTATGAAGAAAAAATTAAAGCATTAGAAGACACCCTCGTTTATATAAATTCTGAAGATGCTTTAATTTCTATGCTTGCAAACAATAAACTCAAATATCGAGCTAAAGCTTTTGTTATCAGAGTGCTTGGTAGATTAAAAAGCAAAAAAGCCATCCCAATTTTAATAAAACTTCTTGAAGACATAAAAAGAGACATAAGAATTGCCTCTGCAAGGGCTCTTGGTGATATCGGTGCAAAGGAAACTATACAGCATCTGGTAAAAAAGAGTCATGAAGATCCTGATGCAAATGTTAGAAAAGCAGCAATACAGGCTTTAGGAATGATAAGAGCTTCTGAAGCATATGACTCTCTGTTAGATTTGCTTGAAAGAGAGATATATCAAGATAATATTGAAACAATTGTAGAAGCTCTTTTAATCATTGACCAGGAAAAATTTCTAAAGAATTTAAAATCTTATAAAAGGGAAGTAAAAAAAGCTCTTGCTGGCATAACATATTCAATGGATATTCTGAATATGCTTATTCAATGCGATGATAAAGAAGTTCGTAAAGCAGCCATTTATCAACTGGGAAAGCTCGCCTCACCAGAAGCATTAAATAAAATTCTTGAATTCATTAAATCTGAAGATAAAGACTTAAAAAAATCAGCTATTTTAGCACTTGGAGAGGCTAATTTTTGTTCTGAAGAACTGCTTCAATGTCTGGAAGATGAAGATCCCTGGATCAGATACTATACAATTAAAGCTATCAGTAAAGCATGTGATCCTGAAATTTTATTAGAGAAAATATCATCTCTTCTTGATGACCCATTTCCTCCTGTTGTAATTGCCGCTATAGAAGCTCTGGAAGAAACAGGAAATCCAGAGAAAGTTTATG
- a CDS encoding flagellar basal body-associated FliL family protein, whose protein sequence is MAKEKTAKLEEEQPETQQEKPKKKRKFSLIIIIAVVVLAVGAAGAYLLLVKGSTDKKGIITKDSKNTITVNFALEPFVVNLMDQSGSKYLKVSIQIELSDARLLESAKNKTPQIRDIIITLLTNKTSDELITPEGKLLLKDEIKQRINQILGDNSVVNVYLTDFVMQ, encoded by the coding sequence ATGGCAAAAGAAAAAACAGCAAAATTAGAAGAAGAACAACCTGAAACTCAACAGGAAAAACCTAAGAAAAAGAGAAAATTTTCATTAATAATTATTATTGCTGTTGTTGTGCTTGCAGTTGGTGCAGCAGGAGCTTATCTTTTACTTGTAAAGGGTAGTACAGACAAAAAAGGCATTATTACAAAAGACTCAAAAAATACTATTACTGTTAATTTTGCACTTGAGCCGTTTGTAGTCAACTTAATGGACCAGAGTGGATCAAAGTATCTTAAAGTTTCTATTCAGATTGAACTTTCTGATGCAAGATTGCTTGAATCAGCAAAAAACAAAACACCTCAAATAAGAGATATTATAATAACTCTTCTTACAAATAAAACGTCAGATGAATTGATTACTCCAGAAGGGAAATTACTTCTTAAAGACGAGATAAAGCAAAGAATTAATCAGATTCTTGGCGACAATAGTGTTGTAAATGTTTATCTTACAGATTTTGTGATGCAGTAG
- the fliP gene encoding flagellar type III secretion system pore protein FliP (The bacterial flagellar biogenesis protein FliP forms a type III secretion system (T3SS)-type pore required for flagellar assembly.) produces MLTISLVFIPAVCFSAPQPAGLDGLFGFSSAVDLLVFITLLTFLPATLIMMTSFTRIVIVLSLLRQALGTPAVPPNQVIVGLSLFLTLFIMSPTLDRAYNEAYIPLSKKEVTMQEAINRTSVPFKEFMLKQTRERDLALFLKLSKTEIKPAIPMDLPMKIVVPAFALGELKRAFEIGFLIFLPFLIIDIVVASILLSMGMFMVPPAMISMPFKLLLFVLVDGWQLIIGSLAGGFK; encoded by the coding sequence CTGCTTACTATTTCCTTAGTTTTTATACCTGCAGTCTGTTTTTCAGCTCCTCAACCTGCTGGATTAGATGGGCTCTTTGGATTTTCCTCAGCAGTGGATCTTTTAGTTTTTATAACACTGCTTACTTTCCTTCCTGCAACACTTATTATGATGACATCTTTTACAAGAATAGTTATAGTTCTTTCCCTTCTCAGACAGGCATTGGGAACTCCTGCAGTTCCACCAAATCAGGTAATAGTTGGACTTTCTCTGTTTCTCACACTTTTTATTATGTCTCCAACATTAGACAGAGCTTATAATGAAGCATACATTCCTCTTTCAAAAAAAGAGGTTACAATGCAGGAAGCAATAAACAGAACATCAGTGCCGTTTAAAGAGTTCATGTTGAAACAGACAAGAGAAAGAGACCTGGCTCTTTTTCTTAAGCTTTCAAAAACAGAGATAAAACCAGCAATTCCAATGGATTTACCGATGAAAATAGTTGTTCCAGCATTTGCTCTTGGAGAGCTTAAAAGAGCATTTGAAATAGGATTTTTAATTTTTCTTCCATTTTTGATTATCGATATTGTAGTGGCAAGCATATTGCTTTCAATGGGAATGTTTATGGTACCACCAGCCATGATATCAATGCCTTTTAAACTTTTACTGTTTGTTCTTGTGGATGGATGGCAGTTAATAATTGGCTCTCTTGCAGGAGGATTTAAATGA
- the flhA gene encoding flagellar biosynthesis protein FlhA, translating into MNILSYIRSDVLIAVGIILILIFMIVPLPPFMLDLSLTMSITLSILIILVSSYVRKPLDFSVFPSVLLIATLLRLSLNIASTRLILTRGEIGTEAAGKVIKAFGEFVVSGNFVVGLIVFLILVIINFIVITKGAGRIAEVSARFTLDAMPGKQMSIDADLNAGLIDEKEARRRREEISREADFYGAMDGASKFIRGDAIAAIIIMIINIIGGILIGVIQKGMAISDAVQTYVILTIGDGLAAQIPALITSTAAGIVVSRAATEANLGQDILQQLFKNPKTLATAGGVLLLLGLIPGLPHLPFITIALVSGAVAYLMVSKEKKDKAVTPPPMEEKPLSMEAQLESLLRVDPISLEIGYNLIPLVEGDSSLVERIRSLRKQIAMEMGYIVPSIHIKDNLILKPSQYSILIKGIEISTSEIIPGRYLAIGARPGQDIDGIPTKDPAFGVDALWIEEKDVSKSQMLGFTVVDAASVIVTHLREILRNYGYELLGKQETQRLLDNLAKTHPRVVDDLVPNVLNLSQVQKVLQNLLRERVSIKDLQTILETLAEYANITKDPDILTEYVRQALSRQITKSVQNPDGSISVILFDPSLEKTFIESLQTTPQGINFASDPVLMEKIIEKVKHIADEATIKGYQPVLICSQAIRRFIKRSVERIAPSLPVLSPQEIAQGVKIFIIGTVKPD; encoded by the coding sequence ATGAACATTTTAAGTTACATAAGAAGCGATGTCTTAATCGCTGTTGGAATAATTCTAATACTGATATTCATGATTGTTCCTTTACCACCTTTCATGCTTGACCTTTCTCTTACAATGAGTATCACTCTTTCAATTCTGATTATACTCGTTTCATCTTATGTTAGAAAACCGCTCGATTTCTCAGTTTTTCCTTCTGTTTTGCTGATTGCGACACTTCTCAGACTTTCTCTTAACATCGCTTCAACTCGATTGATTCTTACTCGTGGAGAGATTGGAACTGAAGCAGCAGGAAAGGTTATTAAAGCATTTGGAGAGTTTGTCGTCAGCGGAAACTTTGTTGTTGGCTTAATTGTTTTTTTAATCCTGGTAATAATCAATTTTATTGTAATCACAAAAGGTGCAGGAAGGATTGCTGAAGTTTCTGCTCGTTTTACACTGGATGCAATGCCAGGTAAACAGATGAGTATAGATGCAGACCTAAATGCAGGGCTTATTGATGAAAAAGAGGCAAGACGCAGAAGAGAAGAAATAAGCAGAGAGGCTGACTTTTATGGTGCAATGGATGGTGCTTCTAAATTTATTCGTGGTGACGCAATTGCAGCGATTATTATCATGATTATAAATATTATAGGTGGAATTCTCATCGGAGTGATTCAGAAAGGCATGGCAATCAGTGATGCAGTGCAGACCTACGTAATACTGACAATAGGAGATGGCCTTGCAGCACAGATTCCAGCTTTGATTACATCAACAGCCGCAGGTATTGTTGTCTCAAGAGCAGCAACTGAGGCAAATCTCGGACAGGATATTTTACAGCAGCTTTTTAAAAATCCCAAAACTCTTGCAACTGCAGGAGGAGTTCTCCTGCTTCTGGGATTGATACCAGGACTGCCTCATCTTCCATTTATAACTATTGCACTTGTTTCAGGAGCAGTTGCCTATTTAATGGTGAGCAAAGAAAAGAAAGACAAAGCAGTTACGCCACCTCCTATGGAAGAAAAACCTCTTTCAATGGAAGCACAACTTGAAAGCCTCTTGAGGGTTGATCCTATCTCACTTGAAATCGGATATAATCTTATTCCTCTTGTTGAAGGTGACAGTTCTTTAGTTGAACGCATTCGTTCACTGAGAAAACAGATAGCAATGGAGATGGGTTATATAGTGCCATCAATTCATATAAAAGACAATCTAATCCTAAAGCCGTCCCAATACAGTATTCTGATAAAGGGCATTGAGATATCAACCTCAGAGATAATTCCGGGAAGATATCTTGCAATAGGAGCACGTCCTGGACAGGATATTGATGGCATTCCCACAAAAGATCCAGCTTTTGGCGTGGACGCTTTATGGATTGAAGAGAAAGATGTCTCAAAATCTCAGATGCTTGGTTTTACTGTTGTTGATGCTGCTTCTGTTATCGTTACTCATTTAAGAGAAATTCTCAGAAACTATGGTTACGAACTGCTCGGGAAACAGGAAACCCAGAGACTGCTTGATAATCTTGCAAAAACTCATCCAAGAGTTGTTGATGACTTGGTTCCAAATGTTCTAAATCTTTCGCAGGTTCAAAAAGTTCTTCAGAATCTTTTAAGAGAACGAGTATCAATAAAGGATTTACAGACAATTCTGGAAACTCTTGCAGAATATGCAAATATAACAAAAGACCCTGATATTTTAACTGAGTATGTCAGACAGGCATTGTCAAGACAGATAACAAAAAGTGTACAGAATCCTGACGGTTCCATTTCTGTAATTCTTTTCGACCCTTCGCTTGAAAAAACATTTATTGAATCCCTTCAGACAACACCACAGGGTATAAATTTTGCTTCAGATCCTGTATTGATGGAAAAAATAATTGAAAAAGTCAAACATATCGCAGACGAAGCGACCATAAAAGGATATCAACCTGTCTTAATATGTTCTCAGGCAATAAGACGATTTATAAAAAGATCAGTTGAAAGAATTGCTCCGTCATTACCTGTGCTTTCACCACAGGAGATAGCTCAGGGAGTAAAAATATTTATCATTGGCACAGTAAAACCTGATTAG